A region from the Pelobates fuscus isolate aPelFus1 chromosome 1, aPelFus1.pri, whole genome shotgun sequence genome encodes:
- the LOC134586035 gene encoding uncharacterized protein LOC134586035, with amino-acid sequence MANRSGISSIELLVFPGLPEKYEILVSVAMFLIFNISLITNGTVILLIFLQRNLHHPMYEFIGNLALSDLLFDTITLPKIVAKYWNGDGSMSVPGCITQLFFVHYLGTLDSFLIMVMAFDRYVAICNPLRYSSIVTNKFAAILCSLVWILAATSPSHSTIRSAQFNYCGNKIKSGFCSTVSVFSLACTDYSTALQISTSLGVSVLLGPLLFIILSYIIIIKAIHSSARTQSWQKTFQTCTTHLSVICMYYIPRVTLYLTNLFRVSINADINVLILFLYTYFPHLANPIIYCLGTGEIKNTLQSLLKPKASFQINDKENTVQKKKIKIKTHKQRDPKGKHHPFIMQERLELVDWCLPRETGMSRDYRNQLETYYGTHGQQSNHHKDQDKAGRRSIFFENPMANHSSVFLFELVGFPGLPEKYEMLASVAMFLVYCISLMANGTVILLTVSQQNLQQPMYKYIGNLGLSDLFFDTITMPQIIVKYWYGVGSISVTGCITQMYFVHFFGSLDSFLLLLMAFDRYVAICKPLRYNSIVTNELTLILCSLTWILTGLTPIYHAFKGATFNYCGNNKISSCFCSIVYLFNLACADLTSVLQISTAIAMSVLLGPLSFIVLSYIVIIKTIHSSSRSESWQKVFHTCTTHLLVIGLYYIPRVTLYFSIMFRVVINADINVLILCLYTYIPHLANPVIYCLRTEEIKKTLQGVFKVKVSPQVKATL; translated from the exons ATGGCTAATCGCTCTGGTATTTCTTCAATTGAACTTCTTGTCTTCCCGGGACTCCCTGAGAAATATGAGATTCTGGTATCTGTGGCAATGTTCCTCATCTTTAACATATCATTGATTACAAACGGCACTGTGATATTACTGATATTTTTACAACGGAATCTACACCACCCGATGTACGAGTTCATTGGAAATCTCGCTCTCTCAGACCTGCTATTTGACACGATCACCTTGCCCAAAATTGTTGCCAAGTACTGGAATGGAGATGGATCAATGTCTGTACCAGGATGCATCACTCAGTTATTTTTTGTCCACTATCTCGGGACACTTGACTCCTTTCTCATCATGGTGATGGCTTTTGATCGTTATGTTGCCATTTGCAATCCGCTGAGATATTCCTCCATAGTAACCAATAAGTTTGCTGCCATTCTCTGTAGCCTTGTCTGGATTTTAGCTGCAACATCCCCATCTCACAGCACAATCAGGAGTGCACAATTCAATTACTGCGGAAACAAAATTAAGAGTGGGTTCTGCTCCACTGTAAGCGTGTTCAGTTTGGCATGCACTGACTACTCTACTGCCCTACAGATATCCACTTCTCTTGGTGTGTCTGTGCTTCTTGGGCCTCTCCTTTTTATCATATTGTCATATATAATCATCATTAAGGCAATCCACTCATCAGCTAGAACCCAGAGTTGGCAGAAGACATTTCAGACTTGTACCACTCACTTGTCGGTTATATGTATGTACTATATTCCACGTGTAACTCTTTATTTGACAAATCTGTTTCGAGTATCTATTAATGCTGATATTAATGTCTTAATTCTTTTCCTCTATACTTACTTCCCTCATTTAGCAAATCCTATTATATATTGTCTGGGGACCGGAGAAATCAAAAACACTCTTCAATCTTTGTTGAAACCAAAAGCTAGCTTTCAAATTAATGACAAAGAGAATACtgtgcaaaaaaagaaaataaaaataaaaacccacaaacaaaGAG ATCCAAAAGGAAAACATCATCCATTCATAATGCAGGAGCGTCTGgagttggtggattggtgtcttccaagggagactggtatgtcaagggactaCCGCAACCAACTGGAGAcctattatgggactcatggacaacag agtaatCACCataaagatcaagataaagctggaag GAGATCTATTTTCTTTGAAAATCCAATGGCTAATCATTCCAGCGTTTTCTTATTTGAACTTGTTGGTTTTCCAGGACTCCCTGAAAAGTACGAGATGCTGGCTTCCGTAGCAATGTTCCTTGTCTACTGTATATCATTGATGGCAAATGGAACAGTAATATTACTAACTGTTTCACAACAGAATCTACAACAACCAATGTACAAATACATTGGGAATCTTGGTCTCTCTGACTTGTTCTTTGACACAATCACCATGCCCCAAATCATTGTCAAATATTGGTATGGAGTTGGATCAATATCGGTTACAGGGTGCATCACCCAAATGTATTTTGTCCACTTCTTTGGTAGTCTAGATTCTTTTCTCCTTCTACTGATGGCTTTTGATCGTTATGTTGCCATTTGCAAACCTCTGAGATATAATTCTATAGTAACCAATGAACTTACCTTAATTCTCTGTAGCCTCACCTGGATTTTAACTGGTCTGACCCCAATATACCATGCCTTTAAAGGTGCAACTTTTAATTACTGCGGCAATAACAAAATCTCGAGTTGTTTCTGCTCTATTGTATACTTGTTCAACTTGGCGTGTGCTGACTTGACTAGTGTCCTACAAATATCCACTGCTATTGCTATGTCTGTGCTTCTTGGGCCTCTGTCTTTCATCGTATTGTCCTATATTGTCATCATTAAGACGATCCACTCGTCATCCAGATCAGAGAGTTGGCAGAAGGTGTTTCACACTTGTACCACTCACTTGTTGGTCATTGGTTTGTATTACATTCCACGTGTAACGCTTTATTTCAGTATCATGTTTCGTGTAGTTATTAATGCTGATATAAATGTCTTAATTCTTTGTCTGTATACTTATATCCCCCATTTAGCAAATCCTGTTATATATTGTCTTAGGACAGAAGAAATCAAAAAGACTCTACAAGGTGTCTTTAAAGTAAAGGTTTCTCCCCaagttaaagcaacactatag